A single Hippocampus zosterae strain Florida chromosome 17, ASM2543408v3, whole genome shotgun sequence DNA region contains:
- the LOC127589335 gene encoding myosin heavy chain, fast skeletal muscle-like: MSSDAEMAQYGPASIFLRKPEKERIEAQSRPFDAKTACFVPDPKELYIRGVVQKKEGGKATVKTESNETVTVTEEDCHPMNPPKYDKIEDMAMMTHLNEPSVLFNLKDRYAAWMIYTYSGLFCVTVNPYKWLPVYEPQVVSAYRGKKRMEAPPHIFSVSDNAYQNMLTDRENQSVLITGESGAGKTVNTKRVIQYFATIAVSGGSDKKEQTSGKIQGTLEDQIISANPLLEAFGNAKTVRNDNSSRFGKFIRIHFGTTGKLSSADIETYLLEKSRVTFQLSDERSYHIFYQIMTGHKPELIEMLLITTNPYDFPLISQGQITVASIDDKEELVATDTATDILGFSNEEKMSIYKLTGAVLHFGNMKFKQKQREEQAEPDGTEVADKVAFLMGLNSADLLKGLCYPRVKVGNEYVTKGQTVPQVANSVGALAKSVYEKMFLWMVIRINEMLDTKQPRQFFIGVLDIAGFEIFDYNSMEQLCINFTNEKLQQFFNHHMFVLEQEEYKKEGIDWEFIDFGMDLAACIELIEKPMGIFSILEEECMFPKSSDTSFKNKLYDQHLGKNNAFQKPKVVKGKPEAHFSLVHYAGTVDYNVTGWLEKNKDPLNESVVQLYQKSALKLLSYLYASFSGAEGDSGGDKGGKKGGKKKGGSFQTVSAVFRENLGKLMTNLRSTHPHFVRCLIPNEVKTPGIMDNHLVIHQLRCNGVLEGIRICRKGFPSRILYADFKQRYRILNASAIPEGQFIDGKKASEKLLGSIDVDHTQYRFGSTKVFFKAGLLGNLEELRDEKLASLVTQTQAVCRGYLMRKQYGNLIAQKDCVWILQYNLRSFMNVKHWPWMKLFFKIKPLLKSAETEKEMATMKEDFIKCKEDLAKSESKRKELEEKMVSLLQEKNDLQLQVQSDAENLCDSEERCEGLIKSKIQLEAKLKEVTERMEDEEEINSELSTKKRKLEDECSELKKDIDDLEITLAKVEKEKHATENKVKNLVEELAGQEETIGKLSKEKKALQEAHQQTMDDLQAEEDKVNSLTKAKSKLEQQVDDLEGSLEQEKKSRMDLERAKRKLEGDIKLTQETLMDAENDKQQSEERVKKKEFETNQLAGKIADEQTINNQLQKKLKELHARIEELEEEVEAERSMRAKVEKQRSDLAREIEEVSERLEEAGGATASQIEMNKKREAEFLKIRRDLEEATLHHEATSAALRKKHADSMAELGEQIDNLQRIKQKLEKEKSEFKMEIDDLATNMESVAKTKVNLEKTCRSLEDQLVEFKTKNDENSRNIADLTNQRARFQNENAELSRQLEERESVISQLTRGKQGFSSQIDDLKRLMEEETKAKNALAHSLQSSRHDGDLLREQYEEEQEAKAELQRALSKANTEVALWRNKYETDAIQRTEELEEAKKKLAQRLQEAEEQIEAVNSKCASLEKTKQRLHNEMEDLMVDVERSNNVAATLDKKQRNFDKILAEWKMKYDESQAELEGAQKESRSLSTELFKLKNSYEEALDHLETLKRENKNLHQEITDLTEQLGESGKTIHELEKFKKNVETEKFEMQTALEEAEASLEQEESKILCIQMELNQVKAEVDRKVAEKDEEIDQLRKNNQRVIESMQATLDAEVRSRNDALRVKKKMDGDLNEMEIQLGHANRQASEVVKQLRNVQGQLKEAQIHLDDSLRAQDDMKEQVAMMERRTNLMQAEIEELRAVVDQTERSRKLAEQELIDASERAVLLHTQNTSLLNTKKKLETDVTQLHVEIEEATQEARNAEEKAKKAITDAAMMAEELRKEQDTSAHLERMKKNLEVTVKDLQHRLNEAENLAMKGGKKQMQKLETRVRELETELEAEQKRSSESIKGVRKYERKVKELSYQADEDKKTNVRLQDLVDKLQIKMKAYKRHAEEAEEQANMHMARFRKSQHELEEAEERADVAESLANKMRAKSRDIGPKGPEVPGE, from the exons ATGGAGGCTCCTCCTCACATCTTCTCAGTGTCTGATAACGCCTATCAGAACATGCTCACAG ATCGTGAGAACCAGTCTGTCCTGATCAC TGGAGAATCTGGTGCAGGCAAGACTGTCAACACTAAGAGGGTCATCCAGTACTTTGCGACAATCGCAGTGTCTGGTGGCAGCGATAAGAAGGAACAGACATCCGGAAAGATACAG GGAACTCTGGAGGATCAAATCATCTCAGCGAACCCTTTGCTGGAGGCATTTGGCAATGCCAAGACTGTGAGGAATGACAACTCTTCACGTTTT GGTAAATTCATCAGAATACACTTTGGAACAACAGGGAAACTATCTTCAGCAGATATTGAAACAT ATTTGCTGGAGAAGTCGAGAGTGACGTTCCAATTGTCGGATGAAAGAAGCTACCACATCTTCTACCAGATAATGACTGGCCACAAACCAGAGCTCATCG AAATGTTGCTCATAACGACAAACCCATATGACTTCCCCTTGATAAGTCAAGGGCAAATCACCGTGGCCAGCATTGATGACAAAGAAGAGCTCGTGGCAACAGAT ACCGCCACTGACATCCTGGGCTTTagcaatgaagaaaaaatgtcaaTCTACAAATTGACTGGGGCCGTGTTGCATTTTGGGAACATGAAGTTCAAGCAGAAGCAGCGAGAGGAACAGGCGGAGCCCGATGGCACTGAGG tggCTGACAAAGTGGCCTTTCTCATGGGGCTGAATTCCGCCGACCTGCTGAAAGGCCTCTGCTATCCCCGTGTCAAAGTGGGGAATGAGTACGTCACCAAGGGCCAGACCGTCCCCCAG GTGGCCAATTCAGTTGGCGCCCTGGCCAAGTCCGTCTATGAGAAGATGTTCTTGTGGATGGTGATACGCATCAACGAGATGTTGGACACCAAGCAGCCACGGCAGTTCTTCATCGGAGTGTTGGACATCGCAGGATTTGAAATCTTTGAC TACAACAGCATGGAGCAGCTGTGCATCAACTTCACCAACGAGAAGTTGCAGCAGTTCTTTAACCACCACATGTTTGTGCTGGAGCAAGAAGAGTACAAGAAGGAAGGCATCGACTGGGAGTTTATCGATTTTGGCATGGATCTGGCAGCCTGCATAGAGCTCATTGAAAAG CCAATGGGCATCTTCTCCATCCTTGAAGAGGAGTGTATGTTCCCCAAGTCGTCAGACACCTCCTTCAAGAACAAGCTCTATGACCAACATCTTGGGAAAAATAATGCTTTCCAAAAACCCAAAGTGGTCAAAGGAAAGCCAGAGGCTCACTTCTCCCTGGTGCACTATGCCGGAACTGTGGACTACAACGTTACCGGCTGGCTGGAGAAGAACAAGGACCCGCTGAATGAGTCTGTGGTGCAGCTATACCAGAAGTCCGCTTTGAAACTGCTGTCTTATCTCTATGCCTCCTTTTCTGGGGCTGAAGGAG ACTCCGGTGGTGACAAAGGAGGGAAaaagggggggaagaaaaagggCGGTTCCTTCCAGACGGTGTCTGCAGTTTTCAGG GAAAATCTCGGAAAGCTGATGACTAACTTGAGGAGCACTCACCCTCACTTTGTACGGTGTCTGATTCCCAATGAGGTTAAAACACCAG GTATCATGGACAATCACTTAGTCATCCATCAGCTGCGCTGTAACGGTGTACTGGAGGGGATCCGCATCTGCAGGAAGGGATTTCCCAGCAGGATTCTCTATGCTGATTTCAAGCAGAG ATACCGAATCTTGAATGCCAGCGCTATACCCGAGGGACAATTCATCGATGGCAAGAAAGCTTCCGAGAAGCTTCTGGGTTCCATTGATGTTGATCACACTCAGTACCGCTTTGGCTCCACAAAG GTCTTTTTCAAAGCTGGTCTACTGGGGAATCTGGAGGAGCTGCGAGATGAAAAACTTGCTTCTCTTGTGACGCAGACGCAAGCCGTTTGTCGAGGTTATCTCATGAGaaagcaatatggcaacttaaTTGCCCAAAA AGATTGTGTGTGGATTCTACAATACAATCTGCGCTCCTTCATGAATGTCAAACACTGGCCATGGATGAAGCTTTTCTTCAAGATAAAGCCTCTGCTCAAGAGCGCAGAGACAGAAAAGGAGATggccacgatgaaagaagattTCATCAAATGCAAGGAGGACCTGGCCAAGTCAGAGTCCAAGAggaaggagctggaggagaaaaTGGTTTCTCTGCTCCAGGAGAAGAATGACCTTCAACTTCAAGTGCAATCT gaCGCGGAGAACCTCTGTGATTCTGAGGAACGATGCGAGGGTCTGATCAAAAGCAAAATCCAGCTGGAGGCCAAACTCAAAGAGGTGACAGAGAGgatggaggatgaggaggaaatCAATTCCGAGTTAAGTACCAAGAAGCGAAAGCTTGAGGACGAATGCTCTGAACTTAAGAAGGACATTGACGACCTTGAGATCACTTTGGCTAAAGTGGAGAAAGAGAAACACGCCACTGAAAACAAG GTTAAAAATCTGGTCGAGGAGCTGGCTGGCCAGGAAGAAACCATCGGCAAGCTGAGCAAAGAGAAGAAGGCTCTTCAAGAAGCCCACCAGCAGACCATGGATGACCTTCAAGCTGAGGAAGACAAAGTCAACTCGCTGACGAAGGCCAAGTCAAAGCTGGAGCAACAAGTGGATGAT CTTGAAGGGTCCCTTGAGCAAGAAAAGAAGAGCCGCATGGACCTGGAAAGGGCTAAGCGCAAGCTGGAGGGAGACATTAAACTTACGCAAGAAACCCTGATGGATGCAGAAAATGACAAACAGCAGTCTGAGGAGAGGGTGAAGAA AAAGGAGTTTGAAACCAATCAGCTGGCTGGCAAAATTGCAGACGAGCAAACAATCAACAACCAGCTTCAGAAGAAGCTGAAGGAGCTCCAT GCTCGAATTGAAGAACTGGAGGAAGAAGTGGAAGCTGAGCGATCGATGAGGGCCAAGGTAGAGAAGCAGAGGTCCGACCTGGCCCGGGAGATTGAGGAGGTAAGCGAGAGGCTGGAGGAGGCCGGAGGAGCCACTGCCTCTCAGATTGAGATGAATAAGAAGCGCGAGGCGGAGTTCCTGAAAATCAGGCGCGACCTGGAAGAAGCCACGCTGCATCACGAGGCCACATCCGCCGCATTGCGCAAGAAGCATGCGGACAGCATGGCTGAACTCGGAGAGCAGATAGACAACTTGCAGAGAATCAAGCAGAAACTTGAGAAAGAGAAAAGTGAGTTTAAGATGGAGATTGACGATCTGGCAACCAACATGGAATCTGTGGCTAAAACCAAG GTCAACCTGGAAAAGACCTGCCGCTCTCTGGAAGACCAGTTGGTGGAGTTTAAGACCAAGAATGATGAAAACAGTCGGAACATTGCAGATCTCACCAATCAAAGGGCCCGTTTTCAAAATGAGAATG CCGAGTTATCCCGACAACTGGAAGAGCGAGAGAGCGTCATATCCCAGCTGACCAGAGGAAAGCAAGGTTTCAGCTCACAAATTGATGATCTCAAAAGACTCATGGAGGAGGAAACAAAG GCCAAGAACGCTCTGGCACACAGCCTCCAATCATCTCGTCATGATGGCGACCTCCTGCGTGAACAATACGAGGAAGAGCAGGAGGCCAAGGCAGAGCTGCAGCGTGCTTTGTCCAAAGCTAACACCGAGGTTGCTCTTTGGAGAAACAAATATGAGACGGATGCCATCCAACGCACTGAAGAGCTGGAGGAGGCCAA GAAAAAGCTGGCCCAACGTCTCCAAGAGGCGGAGGAACAAATCGAGGCAGTGAACTCAAAGTGTGCCTCGCTGGAGAAAACTAAACAGCGACTCCACAATGAAATGGAGGATCTCATGGTGGATGTGGAAAGGTCCAACAACGTAGCAGCCACACTGGACAAGAAGCAGAGAAACTTTGACAAG ATTCTAGCAGAGTGGAAGATGAAGTATGATGAGTCTCAGGCTGAGCTGGAAGGCGCTCAAAAGGAATCTCGATCATTGAGCACGGAGCTCTTCAAACTGAAGAACTCATACGAGGAGGCCCTTGATCACCTGGAGACACTGAAGAGGGAAAACAAGAACCTGCATC AGGAGATCACAGACCTGACAGAGCAGCTCGGAGAAAGTGGGAAAACGATCCATGAATTGGAGAAATTCAAGAAGAATGTTGAAACTGAAAAATTTGAGATGCAAACTGCGCTGGAAGAAGCTGAG GCCTCCCTGGAACAAGAGGAATCCAAGATACTCTGCATACAAATGGAGCTCAACCAAGTCAAAGCCGAGGTGGACCGGAAAGTGGCTGAGAAAGATGAAGAAATTGATCAGCTTAGGAAGAACAACCAACGAGTGATAGAATCCATGCAGGCCACTCTGGACGCTGAGGTCCGGAGCAGGAATGATGCCCTAagagttaaaaagaaaatggacggaGACCTGAATGAGATGGAGATCCAACTCGGCCATGCTAACAGACAGGCCTCTGAAGTTGTGAAGCAACTGAGGAACGTGCAAGGGCAATTGAAG GAAGCCCAAATCCACCTGGATGACTCCCTTCGAGCTCAAGATGACATGAAGGAGCAGGTGGCCATGATGGAACGCAGGACCAACTTGATGCAGGCTGAGATTGAGGAGCTTCGAGCAGTCGTGGATCAGACGGAGCGCAGTCGCAAATTGGCAGAACAGGAGCTAATCGATGCCAGCGAGCGTGCAGTACTTCTTCATACTCAG AACACCAGTCTCCTGAACACCAAGAAGAAGCTGGAGACGGATGTTACTCAGCTTCACGTTGAGATAGAAGAAGCTACTCAGGAGGCCAGAAATGCAGAGGAGAAGGCCAAGAAAGCCATCACTGAT GCTGCCATGATGGCTGAGGAATTGAGGAAGGAACAGGACACCAGTGCCCACCTGGAAAGGATGAAGAAGAATCTGGAGGTGACGGTCAAGGACCTGCAGCACCGCCTGAATGAGGCTGAGAATTTAGCCATGAAAGGCGGGAAGAAACAGATGCAGAAGCTTGAGACCAGG GTACGTGAGCTGGAGACTGAATTGGAAGCTGAGCAAAAGCGCTCGAGTGAGTCCATCAAGGGAGTCCGTAAATATGAGAGGAAGGTCAAAGAGCTAAGCTACCAG GCTGATGAAGACAAGAAAACCAACGTTCGACTGCAGGACCTGGTGGACAAGCTGCAGATCAAAATGAAGGCCTATAAACGTCATGCTGAAGAAGCT GAGGAGCAGGCCAACATGCACATGGCCAGATTCAGGAAGTCTCAGCATGAGTTGGAAGAGGCTGAAGAGAGAGCCGACGTGGCTGAATCGCTTGCCAACAAGATGCGAGCCAAGTCCCGTGACATTGGGCCAAAG GGACCTGAAGTACCAGGAGAGTAG